The proteins below are encoded in one region of Silene latifolia isolate original U9 population chromosome 2, ASM4854445v1, whole genome shotgun sequence:
- the LOC141643814 gene encoding acetyl-coenzyme A synthetase, chloroplastic/glyoxysomal-like has protein sequence MRTLTTENHLRHLESFKTLPSGAGKIPQLNSVILGEALATEQNDLVFPSHDFSSIANVPSSSKYLEMYKRSVEDPSGFWSDIASEFHWKLKWGDDVCSENLDVRNGNVSIEWFKGGLTNICYNCLDRNVELGDGDKIALYWEGNDLGSDDSLTYSQLLEKVCQLANYLKDVGVKKGDAVVIYLPMLLELPIAMLACARIGAIHSVVFAGFSAESLSQRIVDCKPKVVLTCNAVKRGAKVIGLKDIVDAALDDSAKNGISVDVCLTYENQSAMKRENTKWKEGRDIWWQDVVPKYPSSCAVEWVDAEDPLFLLYTSGSTGKPKGVVHTTGGYMVYTATTFKYAFDYKPSDVYWCTADCGWITGHSYVTYGPLLNGASCIVFEGTPTYPDAGRCWDVVDKYKVSIFYTAPTLVRSLMREGKEHVTRYSRTSLRILGSVGEPINPSAWRWFFNVVGDSRCPISDTWWQTETGGFMLTPIPGAWPQKPGSATFPFFGVQPVIVDEKGNEIEGECSGYLCIKHSWPSAFRTLYGDHERYETTYFKPFPGYYFTGDGCSRDKDGYYWLTGRVDDVINVSGHRIGTAEVESALVSHPQCAEAAVVGVEHEVKGQGIYAFVTLVEGVPYSEELRKSLIVSVRQQIGAFAAPDKIHWAPGLPKTRSGKIMRRILRKIAARQLDELGDTSTLAEPNVVDQLIALADV, from the exons ATGAGAACTTTAACGACGGAAAATCATCTCCGACATCTTGAGTCTTTTAAGACGCTTCCTTCTGGCGCCGGTAAAATTCCGCAGCTAAATTCCGTCATTCTTGGAGAAGCTCTTGCTACTGAACAAAACGACCTCGTTTTCCCCAGTCATGATTTCTCTTCAATTGCCAATGTCCCTTCTTCTTCCAAG TATTTGGAGATGTATAAAAGATCAGTGGAGGATCCATCAGGGTTTTGGTCAGACATTGCATCAGAATTTCACTGGAAGTTGAAATGGGGAGATGATGTTTGTTCAGAGAATTTGGATGTGAGAAACGGAAATGTTAGCATTGAG TGGTTTAAAGGTGGGCTCACCAACATTTGCTATAACTGCTTGGACCGAAATGTGGAGCTCGGTGATGGTGATAAAATTGCATTGTATTGGGAAGGGAATGACCTGGGTTCTGATGACAGTTTAACTTATAGCCAGCTTCTGGAGAAAGTTTGCCAG CTAGCGAATTACTTGAAAGATGTTGGTGTTAAGAAGGGTGATGCTGTTGTTATCTACTTACCCATGCTCTTGGAACTGCCAATTGCAATGCTGGCATGTGCTCGTATTGGGGCTATCCACTCG GTTGTCTTTGCTGGGTTCTCTGCAGAGTCTCTTTCTCAGAGAATCGTGGATTGCAAGCCAAAGGTGGTCCTGACCTGTAATGCCGTAAAAAGAGGAGCAAAGGTCATTGGGCTCAAAGATATTGTTGATGCTGCTCTAGATGATTCAGCTAAGAATGGCATTTCCGTAG ATGTGTGCTTGACATATGAAAACCAATCAGCAATGAAAAGAGAAAATACCAAATGGAAGGAAGGGCGAGATATCTGGTGGCAG GATGTTGTTCCAAAGTACCCCAGTTCTTGTGCTGTTGAATGGGTTGATGCCGAAGATCCGTTGTTCCTGCTTTACACTAGTGGAAGCACCGGAAAACCTAAG GGTGTCGTGCATACAACAGGAGGATACATGGTTTACACCGCAACAACATTCAAGTATGCATTTGATTACAAGCCTTCAGATGTCTACTG GTGCACAGCAGACTGTGGCTGGATTACTGGACATAGTTATGTCACATATGGTCCTTTGCTCAATGGCGCAAGCTGTATTGTTTTTGAAGGG ACTCCTACTTATCCAGATGCCGGACGTTGTTGGGACGTTGTTGATAAATACAAAGTTAGTATATTCTACACTGCCCCTACGCTAGTCAGATCTCTCATGCGTGAGGGCAAGGAG CATGTGACTCGTTATTCTCGCACATCATTACGGATTCTAGGAAGTGTAGGAGAGCCAATCAATCCCAGCGCATGGAG GTGGTTCTTCAATGTTGTCGGAGATTCGAGATGCCCTATTTCTGACACTTGGTGGCAGACTGAAACCGGTGGCTTTATG TTAACTCCTATACCTGGTGCCTGGCCACAGAAGCCAGGTTCCGCCACTTTTCCTTTCTTTGGAGTTCAG CCTGTCATTGTTGATGAGAAGGGTAATGAGATTGAAGGTGAGTGTAGTGGATATCTATGTATCAAGCATTCATGGCCTTCAGCTTTCCGTACTTTATATGGTGATCATGAAAGATATGAGACAACATATTTCAAGCCATTTCCAGGCTATTACTTTACCGGTGATGGTTGTAGTAG GGACAAAGATGGTTACTACTGGCTCACTGGCAGAGTAGATGATGTTATCAATGTCAG TGGTCACCGTATTGGTACTGCTGAAGTGGAATCCGCCCTAGTGTCTCATCCACAGTGTGCCGAGGCTGCTGTTGTTGGTGTTGAGCATGAG GTTAAAGGGCAGGGCATCTATGCATTCGTTACCTTGGTAGAGGGTGTTCCTTACAGTGAAGAGCTTCGAAAAAGCCTTATCGTAAGCGTACGTCAGCAG ATAGGAGCATTTGCAGCTCCAGATAAGATTCACTGGGCACCAGGACTTCCAAAAACGAGGAGTGGTAAAATAATGAGAAGGATTTTGAGGAAGATTGCTGCAAGACAGCTAGATGAACTTGGTGACACCAGCACCTTAGCCGAACCAAATGTTGTTGATCAGCTCATTGCCCTTGCCGATGTATAA